The Caulifigura coniformis genome includes a region encoding these proteins:
- a CDS encoding peptidylprolyl isomerase: MLKSFTLCLAGAIALTAAACSRTENPANSNGAAAESAPPYYVKFETTKGDFLVEIHPDWAPNGAAHLKELVEKNFYDGCGFFRNVPGFMVQFGMNGDPKVHAEWGEKTIKDDPVHGSNARGVVTYAQTGLPNSRSTQLFINHADNSFLDSQGFSPIGTVVEGLSVVDSLHQTGENPPETQGMIQEQGNEYLKKKYPELDYIKTARIVAKPAEKP; encoded by the coding sequence ATGCTGAAGTCGTTCACCCTCTGTCTGGCCGGGGCCATCGCCTTGACGGCTGCCGCCTGCTCCCGCACCGAGAACCCGGCCAATTCCAATGGAGCGGCGGCGGAATCAGCGCCGCCGTATTACGTGAAGTTTGAGACGACAAAAGGGGACTTCCTCGTCGAAATCCATCCCGATTGGGCCCCCAATGGCGCGGCTCATCTGAAGGAACTCGTCGAGAAGAACTTCTATGATGGCTGCGGCTTCTTCCGGAACGTGCCCGGGTTCATGGTGCAGTTCGGAATGAATGGCGACCCGAAAGTCCACGCCGAGTGGGGCGAGAAAACGATCAAAGACGACCCCGTCCACGGCTCCAACGCGCGCGGCGTCGTCACCTACGCGCAAACGGGTCTGCCCAACAGCCGCTCCACCCAGCTCTTCATCAACCACGCCGACAACTCGTTTCTCGACAGCCAGGGGTTCTCGCCGATTGGAACCGTCGTTGAAGGGCTGTCGGTGGTCGACAGCCTCCACCAGACCGGCGAAAACCCACCTGAAACGCAGGGCATGATTCAGGAGCAGGGGAACGAGTACCTGAAGAAGAAGTATCCGGAACTCGACTACATCAAGACCGCCCGCATCGTGGCGAAGCCGGCAGAGAAGCCGTGA
- a CDS encoding peptidylprolyl isomerase produces the protein MLKTITKCLTGALVLAAAAISGPAAALAQDAQAPFYVKFETTKGDFIVEVNPEWAPNGAAHVKELVESKFYDGCGFFRNVDGFMVQFGMNGDPKVQAEWGEKTIKDDPVKRSNKRGFLTYAQTAAPNSRSTQLFISHGDNSFLDGQRFAPIGVVVQGMTVVDSLYKTGENPGETQPMIKAQGNEYLKKKYPQLDYIKTARIVDKPAAK, from the coding sequence ATGCTGAAGACGATCACCAAGTGTTTGACCGGGGCGCTCGTCCTGGCTGCTGCCGCCATTTCGGGTCCCGCCGCAGCCCTCGCCCAGGATGCGCAGGCTCCGTTCTACGTGAAGTTCGAAACCACGAAGGGCGACTTCATTGTCGAGGTGAACCCCGAGTGGGCCCCCAACGGAGCCGCCCACGTCAAGGAACTGGTCGAAAGCAAGTTCTACGATGGCTGCGGGTTCTTCCGGAACGTCGATGGCTTCATGGTCCAGTTCGGCATGAACGGCGATCCCAAGGTCCAGGCCGAGTGGGGCGAAAAGACCATCAAGGACGACCCGGTGAAACGCTCCAACAAACGCGGCTTCCTCACCTACGCCCAGACCGCCGCTCCGAACAGCCGCTCGACGCAGCTGTTCATCAGCCACGGCGACAACTCCTTCCTTGATGGCCAGCGCTTCGCCCCGATCGGCGTCGTCGTTCAGGGCATGACGGTCGTGGACAGCCTGTACAAGACCGGTGAAAACCCCGGCGAAACTCAGCCCATGATCAAGGCACAGGGGAACGAATACCTGAAGAAGAAGTACCCCCAGCTCGATTACATCAAGACGGCGCGGATCGTCGACAAGCCGGCCGCGAAGTAA
- the hemC gene encoding hydroxymethylbilane synthase, which produces MNSSSPGPLRIATRASALATWQAEHVAALLRAAVADCRVELVPVTTQGDRDRNSALSTFGGVGVFTREVQQAVLDGRADLAVHSLKDLPTEPTDGLLLGAVLPRAPRCDALLLPHGRPCSSLEELPQEARVGTGSLRRQAQLLAHRPDLRLGEIRGNLDTRLRKLDEGEFDAIILAEAGLRRLGWENRISLVLAPPVMFPATGQGAIGVECRADDERTRSALAHLDDPVTRIEVTAERACLGALRAGCHAPVGAWSTVEKTPTGATTLHFEAVIWSRDGSQRVNAKASGPGPEAALLGIQVARELREQGGGDLLR; this is translated from the coding sequence GTGAATTCGTCCTCCCCCGGCCCATTGCGAATCGCGACACGGGCCAGCGCCCTCGCCACCTGGCAGGCCGAGCACGTCGCCGCGCTGCTGCGGGCCGCGGTCGCCGATTGCCGCGTCGAACTCGTTCCCGTCACGACTCAGGGTGACCGGGATCGGAATTCCGCGCTATCGACGTTTGGCGGCGTGGGAGTCTTCACCCGCGAGGTCCAGCAGGCCGTCCTTGATGGGCGGGCCGACCTCGCCGTCCACAGTCTCAAGGATCTCCCGACAGAGCCGACTGATGGCCTCCTGCTTGGCGCCGTGCTTCCCAGGGCCCCGCGCTGCGATGCGCTCCTTCTGCCTCACGGCCGGCCCTGTTCGTCCCTGGAGGAACTTCCGCAGGAGGCCCGCGTTGGAACCGGGAGCCTCCGGCGACAGGCCCAGTTACTCGCCCATCGCCCCGATCTGCGGCTCGGAGAGATCCGCGGGAATCTCGATACGCGGCTGCGGAAGCTCGATGAAGGTGAGTTCGATGCGATCATCCTCGCGGAGGCAGGACTGCGCCGCCTTGGGTGGGAGAACCGCATCAGCCTCGTTCTGGCCCCCCCGGTGATGTTCCCGGCCACCGGCCAGGGCGCAATTGGAGTCGAATGTCGTGCCGACGACGAACGGACACGTTCCGCGCTCGCGCACCTCGATGATCCGGTGACGCGGATCGAAGTGACGGCCGAACGGGCCTGCCTCGGAGCCCTCCGCGCGGGTTGTCATGCCCCGGTTGGAGCGTGGTCCACTGTCGAGAAAACGCCCACCGGCGCAACGACACTTCACTTCGAGGCCGTGATCTGGAGCCGCGATGGCTCGCAGCGGGTGAACGCCAAGGCTTCCGGCCCGGGACCGGAGGCCGCCCTCCTCGGGATTCAGGTCGCCCGCGAGCTGCGCGAGCAGGGAGGCGGCGACCTGCTGCGGTGA
- a CDS encoding glycosyltransferase, which translates to MSKPALICPSIPPVSSPTPIALCITDLDPGGAEKALVQVVTRLDRSQWAPVVYCLGRRGALADQLEAHSIETHSLDAGRRDLLVVTRLAKRLRQRPPALIQTFLFHGNLAGRLAALIAGVPLVVSGVRVAERDKRWHVRLERWTKRLVTHHVCVSPSVADFTRRELRLQQDAVSVIPNGVDSAAISSASPADLSQFGIPGNARTLLFVGRLDVQKGISVLLDAFRALALGHPDLHLLVVGAGPLEAGIRQFVRAHGLDRTIHLAGRRDDVPSLMRSAQALVLPSLWEGMPNVVLEAMAAGLPVVATAVDGTADVVTDRVTGWLCPPGSADALSQRVSDCLAAPEQAVSVAKAAQVSVKERFAWISVAASYQRLWLELIDRRGRN; encoded by the coding sequence ATGTCGAAACCGGCCCTGATCTGCCCCTCGATTCCGCCCGTGTCGTCACCGACGCCCATCGCCCTGTGCATCACCGATCTCGACCCTGGCGGGGCCGAGAAGGCGCTCGTTCAGGTCGTCACCCGGCTGGATCGAAGTCAGTGGGCCCCGGTCGTCTATTGCCTGGGACGGCGCGGGGCGCTCGCCGATCAACTCGAGGCCCACAGCATCGAGACGCACTCGCTTGATGCCGGCAGGCGCGACCTGTTGGTCGTCACCCGGCTGGCAAAGCGACTTCGGCAACGTCCGCCCGCATTGATCCAGACGTTTCTGTTCCACGGCAACCTTGCCGGCAGATTGGCCGCCCTCATCGCCGGCGTGCCGCTGGTCGTGTCCGGCGTTCGCGTGGCGGAGCGCGACAAGCGCTGGCACGTCCGTCTGGAACGCTGGACGAAGCGTCTCGTCACACATCACGTGTGCGTCAGCCCATCGGTCGCCGACTTCACCCGGCGTGAGCTTCGGCTGCAGCAAGACGCCGTCAGTGTCATTCCGAACGGCGTCGATTCGGCCGCCATTTCGTCGGCGTCCCCCGCGGATCTTTCGCAGTTCGGTATTCCAGGGAACGCACGGACCCTGCTGTTTGTCGGCCGGCTCGATGTCCAGAAGGGCATCTCGGTGCTGCTCGACGCGTTCCGGGCACTGGCGCTCGGGCACCCGGATCTCCATCTCCTGGTCGTTGGGGCGGGGCCATTGGAGGCGGGCATCCGCCAGTTTGTTCGTGCCCATGGGCTGGATCGCACGATCCATCTGGCGGGACGCCGCGACGATGTCCCATCGCTGATGCGGTCGGCCCAGGCGCTGGTTCTCCCTTCTTTATGGGAGGGAATGCCCAACGTGGTTCTTGAGGCGATGGCGGCAGGGCTTCCCGTCGTCGCCACGGCCGTCGACGGGACGGCCGACGTGGTCACGGACAGGGTCACTGGCTGGCTCTGCCCGCCAGGGTCTGCCGACGCTCTGTCGCAGCGTGTGAGCGATTGCCTCGCCGCTCCGGAGCAGGCCGTGAGTGTTGCAAAAGCTGCGCAAGTCTCTGTTAAAGAACGATTTGCGTGGATCTCTGTTGCGGCGAGCTACCAGCGACTCTGGCTCGAGTTGATCGATCGGCGCGGCCGAAACTGA
- a CDS encoding division/cell wall cluster transcriptional repressor MraZ — translation MPLTGTFQRSLDDKQRLSLPKSFRDELVSEEAPELFLAPETDQSLSLFSADTFNRRAQRLEQDPAVQGRAKNYLRLYYSQAEQVEPDSQGRIRVPERLLKFAGVSQDVVLLGVNDHVELWDRARWESFLSEHSPAFDRLVSEAFS, via the coding sequence ATGCCGCTGACAGGAACATTTCAGCGCTCGCTCGACGACAAACAACGGCTGTCGTTGCCCAAGTCATTTCGCGACGAACTGGTTTCGGAAGAAGCCCCGGAACTCTTTCTGGCGCCGGAAACGGACCAGTCCCTGTCGCTGTTTTCCGCGGACACTTTCAATCGTCGCGCTCAGCGACTTGAACAAGACCCGGCCGTTCAAGGCCGGGCCAAAAACTACCTTCGACTTTACTACTCGCAGGCGGAACAGGTGGAGCCGGACAGTCAGGGACGCATCCGCGTCCCCGAGCGGCTTCTCAAGTTCGCCGGCGTCTCTCAGGACGTTGTCCTCCTGGGGGTGAACGACCATGTGGAACTCTGGGATCGGGCCCGGTGGGAATCCTTCCTCTCCGAGCACAGCCCTGCATTCGACCGGTTGGTGAGCGAGGCCTTTTCGTAG